The Pygocentrus nattereri isolate fPygNat1 chromosome 1, fPygNat1.pri, whole genome shotgun sequence genome window below encodes:
- the LOC108444394 gene encoding apolipoprotein A-I-like: protein MKVLVVLAIAVFTGCHAKSMWQDQAKPSMDMVKDAFWDYVSKATLTTDDILQKIRESEMGQEVNARISESADAVSQYALAVRGQLTPLTQDLLTKISQEAEQLNVRLQQDLSSVKSQLEPYVQEVMSELQQQMEQLKKDVVPYTEMDAETLKATLLQKSEELKANLEKNMKDLQAQLEPQTEELRQKLEQHLQDFQKTMIPLAENFQDQLAYKGQQMQKSLDPYAEDLKAQLTALWESFAKSSQ from the exons ATGAAGGTCCTTGTGGTTCTTGCTATTGCTGTTTTTACTG GTTGCCATGCCAAGTCTATGTGGCAGGACCAGGCCAAGCCCAGTATGGATATGGTGAAAGATGCTTTCTGGGACTATGTTTCAAAGGCAACTCTAACAACTGATGACATCCTGCAGAAGATCAGAGAGTCTGAGATGGGACAGGAAGTCAA TGCACGGATCTCCGAGAGCGCAGATGCTGTTAGTCAGTATGCTTTGGCTGTTCGTGGTCAGTTGACTCCTCTGACTCAGGACCTGCTAACCAAGATTTCCCAGGAAGCCGAGCAGCTGAATGTGCGTCTGCAGCAGGACCTGAGCTCTGTGAAGTCTCAGCTGGAGCCCTACGTCCAGGAGGTTatgtcagagctccagcagcAGATGGAGCAGCTGAAGAAGGATGTGGTCCCTTACACAGAGATGGACGCCGAGACTCTGAAAGCCACTCTGCTCCAGAAGAGTGAGGAGCTGAAGGCCAATCTGGAGAAGAACATGAAGGACCTGCAGGCCCAGTTGGAGCCCCAGACTGAGGAGCTGAGGCAGAAACTGGAACAGCACCTGCAGGACTTCCAGAAGACCATGATCCCACTGGCTGAGAATTTCCAAGATCAGCTGGCTTATAAAGGTCAGCAGATGCAGAAGTCATTGGACCCCTATGCTGAGGACCTGAAGGCCCAGCTGACCGCTCTCTGGGAGTCTTTTGCAAAGAGCAGCCAGTAA
- the LOC108444392 gene encoding apolipoprotein A-I-like has product MKVLVVLAIVAFAGCHANVLMWHDQARPSMEMVKDAFWDYVAKATQTTEDILQKIRESEMGQEVNGKISESADTINQYAVVLRSKMTPLTQEMLTRAFQEAEQLNVRLQQDLSSVKSQLDPYIQELMSNVQQQVEQLKTEMAPYAEMDAETLKATLLQKSEELRANLEKNVKDLQAQLGPQTEELRQKLEQHLQEFQKTMIPLAENLQEQLVQNAQDLQKKLDPYAQDLKTQLTALWESFAKSSQ; this is encoded by the exons atgaagGTCCTTGTAGTTCTTGCCATCGTTGCCTTTGctg GTTGCCATGCCAACGTGCTGATGTGGCACGACCAGGCCAGGCCCAGTATGGAGATGGTGAAAGACGCTTTCTGGGATTACGTTGCAAAGGCAACTCAAACAACTGAAGACATCCTGCAGAAGATCAGAGAGTCTGAGATGGGGCAGGAAGTCAA TGGCAAAATCTCCGAGAGCGCAGATACCATCAACCAGTATGCTGTGGTTCTTCGTAGCAAGATGACTCCTCTGACTCAGGAGATGCTGACCAGGGCTTTCCAAGAGGCTGAGCAGCTGAATGTGCGTCTGCAGCAGGACCTGAGCTCTGTGAAGTCCCAGCTGGATCCCTACATTCAGGAGCTGATGTCAAATGTCCAGCAGCAGGTGGAGCAGCTGAAgacagaaatggccccctaTGCAGAGATGGATGCCGAGACTCTGAAAGCCACTCTGCTCCAGAAGAGTGAGGAGCTGAGGGCCAATCTCGAGAAGAACGTGAAGGACCTGCAGGCCCAGCTTGGACCCCAGACTGAGGAGCTGAGGCAGAAACTGGAACAGCATCTGCAGGAATTCCAGAAGACCATGATCCCACTGGCTGAAAACCTCCAGGAACAGCTGGTCCAAAATGCCCAGGACCTGCAGAAGAAACTGGACCCCTACGCCCAGGACCTGAAGACCCAGCTGACTGCTCTCTGGGAGTCTTTTGCAAAGAGCAGCCAGTAA